One stretch of Streptomyces sp. A2-16 DNA includes these proteins:
- a CDS encoding MFS transporter, translating to MTTAQAGTGRTVTTDIPARLDRLPWSRWHWTIVIGLGTVWILDGLEVTVVGNIASRLSEPGSGLAISSGQVTGIAAALYVAGACLGALFWGRLTDKWGRKKLFMITLAVYLAATALTSVAFESWWFFLFRFLTGFGIGGEYAAINSAIDELIPAQYRGRVDLMINGSFWLGAVGGSLLSIVALNTDFFAKDVGWRLTFALGAVLAFVILLVRRHVPESPRWLLIHGRDDEAERIVSSIEERVEAERGGEALPRAEGEITIHQRRSVSFAEIARTVFSDYRRRSVLGFSLFIGQAFLYNAITFGFGAILTQFFDVPTGDTGYYFAVIAVGNFCGPLLLGKLFDTVGRRVMISSTYLLSGLLLFGTAWLFDRGSLSAGTMTACWCAVLFFASAGASSAYLTVSEVFPMETRAMSIAFFYALGTAAGGISGPLLFADLTSTGKVGDTVLAFQIGAGLMCAAGLVAAFLAVRAEQRSLEDIAKPLTAA from the coding sequence GTGACCACCGCCCAGGCCGGTACCGGCCGCACCGTGACGACAGACATCCCCGCCCGGCTCGACCGGCTTCCCTGGTCCCGCTGGCACTGGACGATCGTCATCGGACTCGGAACCGTGTGGATCCTCGACGGCCTGGAGGTCACGGTCGTCGGCAACATCGCGAGCCGGCTCTCGGAACCCGGGAGCGGGCTGGCCATCTCCTCCGGGCAGGTCACCGGGATCGCCGCGGCGCTGTATGTGGCCGGGGCGTGCCTGGGGGCGCTGTTCTGGGGGCGGCTCACGGACAAGTGGGGCCGCAAGAAACTGTTCATGATCACGCTGGCCGTGTATCTCGCCGCCACGGCGCTCACCTCGGTCGCCTTCGAGTCGTGGTGGTTCTTCCTGTTCCGCTTTCTGACCGGGTTCGGGATCGGCGGGGAGTACGCGGCGATCAACTCCGCGATCGACGAACTGATCCCGGCGCAGTACCGGGGCCGGGTCGACCTGATGATCAACGGGAGTTTCTGGCTGGGCGCGGTGGGCGGCTCGCTGCTGTCGATCGTCGCGCTGAACACTGACTTCTTCGCGAAGGACGTGGGGTGGCGGCTGACGTTCGCGCTGGGCGCGGTGCTGGCGTTCGTGATCCTTCTCGTACGGCGGCATGTGCCGGAGAGTCCGCGGTGGCTGCTGATCCACGGGCGGGACGACGAGGCCGAGCGGATCGTCTCCTCGATCGAGGAGCGGGTGGAGGCGGAGCGGGGTGGTGAGGCTCTGCCGCGGGCCGAGGGGGAGATCACGATCCACCAGCGGCGGAGTGTTTCCTTCGCCGAGATCGCGCGGACGGTGTTCTCCGACTACCGGCGGCGGTCGGTGCTGGGGTTCTCGCTGTTCATCGGGCAGGCCTTCCTCTACAACGCGATCACGTTCGGGTTCGGGGCGATCCTCACGCAGTTCTTCGACGTGCCGACGGGGGACACGGGGTACTACTTCGCGGTCATCGCGGTCGGCAACTTCTGCGGGCCGCTGCTGCTGGGGAAGCTGTTCGACACGGTGGGGCGGCGGGTGATGATCTCGTCGACGTATCTGCTGTCGGGGCTGCTGCTGTTCGGGACGGCGTGGCTGTTCGACCGGGGGTCGCTGAGCGCGGGCACGATGACGGCGTGCTGGTGTGCGGTGCTGTTCTTCGCTTCGGCGGGGGCGTCCAGTGCGTATCTCACGGTGTCCGAGGTGTTCCCGATGGAGACGCGGGCGATGTCGATCGCGTTCTTCTACGCGCTGGGCACGGCGGCGGGTGGCATCAGCGGGCCGCTGCTGTTCGCCGACCTCACGAGCACGGGGAAGGTCGGGGACACGGTGCTGGCGTTCCAGATCGGGGCGGGGCTGATGTGTGCGGCGGGGCTGGTGGCGGCGTTCCTCGCGGTGCGGGCGGAGCAGCGGTCGCTGGAGGACATCGCGAAGCCGCTCACGGCTGCGTGA
- a CDS encoding DUF445 domain-containing protein codes for MERTKPEDTGPSDVERRARTDGPMPSASRAAPASPVRAMNTFSEADLEKQRGVRRMKLTATGLLLLVAVVYVLAEWAHNSGAGPWAGYVAAAAEAGMVGALADWFAVTALFRHPLGLPIPHTAIIPTKKDQLGVSLGEFVGENFLSEDVVRQRLRAVGIGSRLGAWLAEPEHADRVTAELSAALRGALTVLRDSDVQAVVGEAITRRADAQEIAPGIGKMLEKVVADGGHRRVVDLVVTRAHDWLVLHDEQVMHAVQGGAPGWTPRFVDKKVGERVYKELLRFVTEMRDMPSHPARGALDRFLTDFASDLQSDTDTRARVERLKGEVLGRGEVQDLIASAWTAVRSMIVAAAEDERSELRLRVRASLLSLGARMAVDPKVQAKVDGWVEGAAVYVVTTYRREITSLITDTVAGWDAEHTTKKIEAHIGRDLQFIRINGTVVGSLAGLLIYTVARALGA; via the coding sequence ATGGAACGCACGAAACCTGAGGACACGGGACCGTCCGACGTGGAGCGACGGGCGCGGACGGACGGACCGATGCCGTCCGCGAGCCGTGCCGCCCCCGCCTCGCCCGTCCGCGCGATGAACACCTTCAGCGAGGCGGACCTGGAGAAGCAGCGCGGGGTGCGGCGCATGAAGCTCACCGCGACCGGACTGCTGCTGCTCGTGGCGGTCGTGTACGTCCTGGCCGAGTGGGCGCACAACTCCGGGGCGGGCCCCTGGGCGGGCTACGTCGCCGCGGCCGCCGAGGCCGGCATGGTCGGCGCGCTCGCCGACTGGTTCGCGGTCACCGCCCTCTTCCGTCACCCCCTCGGCCTGCCCATCCCGCACACCGCGATCATCCCCACCAAGAAGGACCAGTTGGGGGTCTCACTGGGCGAGTTCGTCGGCGAGAACTTCCTCTCCGAGGACGTCGTACGGCAGCGGCTGCGTGCCGTCGGGATCGGCAGCCGGCTCGGCGCCTGGCTGGCCGAGCCCGAGCACGCCGACCGGGTCACGGCCGAGCTGTCGGCCGCGCTCAGGGGCGCCCTGACCGTCCTGCGGGACTCCGACGTCCAGGCCGTGGTCGGCGAGGCGATCACCCGGCGCGCCGACGCCCAGGAGATCGCGCCCGGCATCGGGAAGATGCTGGAGAAGGTCGTCGCCGACGGCGGGCACCGGCGGGTCGTCGACCTGGTGGTGACCCGGGCCCACGACTGGCTCGTCCTCCACGACGAGCAGGTCATGCACGCCGTGCAGGGCGGCGCGCCCGGCTGGACCCCGCGGTTCGTCGACAAGAAGGTCGGCGAGCGGGTCTACAAGGAGCTGCTGCGGTTCGTCACCGAGATGCGGGACATGCCGTCCCATCCGGCGCGCGGTGCGCTGGACCGGTTCCTGACGGACTTCGCCTCCGACCTCCAGTCCGACACCGACACCCGCGCGCGGGTCGAGCGGCTCAAGGGCGAGGTGCTGGGGCGCGGCGAGGTGCAGGACCTGATCGCGTCCGCCTGGACCGCCGTACGGTCGATGATCGTCGCCGCCGCCGAGGACGAGCGCAGCGAGCTGCGGCTGCGGGTGCGGGCCTCGCTGCTGTCACTGGGCGCGCGGATGGCCGTCGACCCGAAGGTGCAGGCGAAGGTCGACGGCTGGGTGGAGGGGGCCGCGGTGTACGTGGTCACCACCTACCGGCGCGAGATCACCTCCCTGATCACGGACACCGTGGCCGGCTGGGACGCCGAGCACACCACCAAGAAGATCGAGGCGCACATCGGCCGCGATCTGCAGTTCATCCGGATCAACGGCACGGTGGTCGGTTCGCTCGCGGGACTGTTGATCTACACGGTGGCGCGGGCGCTGGGGGCGTAG
- a CDS encoding SGNH/GDSL hydrolase family protein, with translation MTRRHGYALLAAIVAVIVALSTAIYVGVAADNGTADRTSLSGSRPARPSAAPASAGVWVGTWSASPVGAEPGTEAEGMTGRSVRNVVHTSVGGTSARITLSNLYGRTALTITHASLALAAGTRTAAAQPGTMRRLTFAGNTTVVIAAGGQVLSDAVALSVPAGGDVLVTTYSPTLSGPVTYHPTARQTSYAGEGDLTEDGSGTGYTQQVDHWRYLTALDVLSDEADGTVVAFGDSLTDGKNSTADANARWPDFLNRRLRTALAAGQNLPRYSVVNEGIGGNRVLADARGRPLENQAGIRRFRRDVLDRPNVKIVVIDLGINDILRTPGTVDPQKLLAGLRDLVRQAHARGIKVVGATLMPVGRRTTWTEAREGVRQTVNAEIRSGRVYDAVIDFDKALRDPYNPRSLLAMYDSGDRLHPNDKGYERMAAAFELRFLKGSTAARL, from the coding sequence ATGACTCGGCGTCATGGTTACGCCCTTCTCGCCGCGATCGTCGCCGTGATCGTGGCCCTGTCCACCGCCATCTACGTCGGAGTGGCGGCCGACAACGGCACCGCGGACCGGACCTCGCTGTCCGGCTCCCGGCCCGCACGCCCCTCCGCCGCACCCGCCTCCGCCGGAGTCTGGGTCGGCACCTGGTCCGCCTCCCCGGTCGGTGCCGAGCCCGGCACCGAGGCCGAGGGCATGACCGGCCGTTCCGTCCGCAACGTCGTCCACACCAGCGTCGGAGGTACGAGTGCCCGCATCACGCTGTCCAATCTCTACGGCCGGACCGCGCTGACCATCACTCACGCCTCCCTCGCCCTGGCCGCCGGCACACGGACCGCCGCGGCGCAGCCCGGGACCATGCGCCGGCTCACGTTCGCCGGGAACACCACCGTCGTCATCGCGGCGGGCGGGCAGGTGCTCAGCGACGCCGTCGCCCTCTCCGTCCCGGCCGGCGGCGACGTCCTGGTCACCACCTACTCCCCCACCCTGTCCGGCCCGGTCACCTACCACCCGACGGCCCGGCAGACGTCGTACGCCGGCGAGGGCGACCTCACCGAGGACGGCAGCGGGACGGGGTACACGCAGCAGGTCGACCACTGGCGGTATCTGACCGCGCTGGACGTGCTCAGCGACGAGGCCGACGGCACGGTGGTCGCGTTCGGCGACTCGCTGACCGACGGCAAGAACTCCACCGCCGACGCGAACGCCCGCTGGCCCGACTTCCTGAACCGGCGCCTTCGGACCGCGCTCGCCGCGGGCCAAAATCTGCCCCGCTACAGCGTGGTCAACGAGGGGATCGGCGGCAACCGGGTCCTCGCGGACGCCCGCGGACGCCCGCTGGAGAACCAGGCCGGCATCCGCCGCTTCCGGCGGGACGTGCTCGACCGGCCCAACGTCAAGATCGTCGTCATCGACCTCGGCATCAACGACATCCTCCGCACACCGGGCACCGTCGACCCCCAGAAGCTCCTCGCCGGCCTGCGCGACCTGGTCCGCCAGGCCCACGCCCGCGGCATCAAGGTCGTCGGCGCGACCCTCATGCCCGTCGGCAGGCGCACCACCTGGACCGAGGCCCGCGAGGGCGTCCGCCAGACCGTCAACGCGGAGATCCGTTCGGGCCGGGTCTACGACGCGGTGATCGACTTCGACAAGGCGCTGAGGGACCCCTACAACCCCCGCAGTCTCCTCGCGATGTACGACTCGGGGGACCGGCTCCACCCCAACGACAAGGGGTACGAGCGGATGGCGGCCGCGTTCGAGCTGCGGTTCCTGAAGGGGTCGACGGCGGCAAGGCTGTAG
- a CDS encoding DUF1707 domain-containing protein, which produces MTEELPELRASDADRERVAEVLRDALAEGRLDMEEFEERLEATYKARTYGELAPITRDLPVGQVVAPKVDMQKRPEPDGSWASRIVGGEGSSTWAVAVLSGFQRRGRWTVPRRFNCFAFWGGGEIDLREANFADREVVINCVAIMGGLQVIVPPGVEVVVRGIGIMGGFDQREEGVPGEPGAPRVIVTGFAFWGGVGVERKLRKADRQRLREERRQERLERREAARELRRGEH; this is translated from the coding sequence ATGACGGAAGAACTCCCGGAGCTGCGTGCTTCCGACGCCGATCGTGAGCGAGTCGCCGAGGTCCTGCGGGACGCCCTCGCGGAGGGGCGGCTCGACATGGAGGAGTTCGAGGAGCGGCTGGAGGCGACGTACAAGGCGCGCACGTACGGCGAGCTCGCGCCGATCACCCGGGATCTGCCGGTCGGCCAGGTGGTCGCTCCCAAGGTGGACATGCAGAAGCGGCCCGAGCCGGACGGGAGTTGGGCGTCCCGGATCGTCGGCGGGGAGGGCTCCTCGACGTGGGCCGTCGCCGTGCTGTCCGGGTTCCAGCGCAGGGGGCGGTGGACCGTGCCCCGGCGGTTCAACTGCTTCGCCTTCTGGGGCGGCGGGGAGATCGACCTGCGGGAGGCGAACTTCGCCGACCGGGAGGTCGTGATCAACTGTGTCGCGATCATGGGCGGACTGCAGGTGATCGTGCCGCCGGGGGTGGAGGTCGTGGTGCGCGGGATCGGGATCATGGGCGGCTTCGACCAGCGCGAGGAGGGCGTGCCGGGTGAGCCGGGGGCGCCTCGCGTGATCGTGACCGGGTTCGCCTTCTGGGGCGGGGTCGGGGTCGAGCGCAAGCTCAGGAAGGCCGACCGGCAGCGGCTGCGGGAGGAACGGCGGCAGGAGAGGCTGGAGCGCCGGGAGGCGGCCCGGGAGCTGCGACGCGGGGAGCACTGA
- a CDS encoding ATP-binding cassette domain-containing protein: MDAFIELDRVEKVFDVRKKTGFLKRERRQVRAVDSISFTVARGEMVGYIGPNGAGKSTTIKMLTGILTPSGGRLRVAGIDPSRERTRLAHRIGVVFGQRTTLWWDLPLIDSYKLMHRMYRIPDARYRENLDRCVELLELGELLDVPVRQLSLGQRMRGDIVAALLHDPEVLYLDEPTIGLDVISKAKVRGFLRELNSERGTTVLLTTHDLQDIEQLCSRVMVIDHGRLMYDGPLAGLHEVGESERTLVVDLERELPPIEAAPARVVRVEGPRQWLAFPASESAAALVARVAAEYPLVDLSVREPDIEAVIAKMLHSLGDAPEPPSGEAEKAVS; encoded by the coding sequence ATGGATGCCTTCATCGAACTGGATCGCGTCGAGAAGGTCTTCGACGTGCGCAAGAAGACCGGCTTCCTGAAACGGGAGCGGCGCCAGGTGCGCGCGGTCGACTCGATCTCCTTCACCGTGGCGCGCGGCGAGATGGTCGGGTACATCGGCCCGAACGGCGCCGGGAAGTCGACGACGATCAAGATGCTGACGGGCATCCTGACGCCGAGCGGCGGCCGTCTGCGGGTGGCGGGCATCGACCCGTCCCGTGAGCGCACGCGCCTGGCCCACCGCATCGGCGTGGTCTTCGGGCAGCGCACGACCCTGTGGTGGGACCTGCCGCTGATCGACTCCTACAAGCTGATGCACCGCATGTACCGCATCCCGGACGCCCGTTACCGCGAGAACCTCGACCGCTGCGTCGAACTCCTCGAACTGGGCGAGCTGTTGGACGTCCCGGTGCGCCAGCTGTCCCTGGGGCAGCGGATGCGGGGCGACATCGTGGCGGCACTGCTGCACGACCCCGAGGTGCTGTACCTGGACGAGCCGACCATCGGGCTCGACGTCATCTCCAAGGCCAAGGTGCGTGGATTCCTGCGCGAGTTGAACTCCGAGCGCGGCACCACGGTCCTGCTGACCACCCATGACCTCCAGGACATCGAGCAGCTCTGCTCGCGTGTGATGGTCATCGACCACGGCCGTCTGATGTACGACGGTCCGCTCGCCGGTCTCCACGAGGTGGGCGAGAGCGAGCGCACGCTGGTGGTGGACCTGGAGCGGGAGTTGCCGCCGATCGAGGCGGCGCCCGCGCGCGTGGTGCGGGTGGAAGGGCCGCGGCAGTGGCTGGCGTTCCCGGCGTCCGAGTCGGCGGCGGCGCTGGTGGCGCGGGTCGCGGCGGAGTATCCGCTGGTGGATCTGTCGGTGCGGGAGCCGGACATCGAGGCGGTGATCGCGAAGATGCTGCATTCATTGGGGGACGCCCCCGAACCCCCGTCCGGAGAAGCGGAGAAAGCGGTGTCGTAG
- a CDS encoding ABC transporter permease, with product MAETSRLGEGVRAYWLIAGMWIRSAMTYRTSFVVTMCGNLLMTGLDFAGILLMFSQVDSLGGWGLPEIAFLYGLSVTAFGIADLVLGSMDVLGSRIRDGSFDILLVRPAPVLAQIGADRFAVRRLGRITQGTVVLVWALASVDVSWSAAKVLLVPVMVVSGAVIFCAVFVAGAAFQIYAQDASEVQNAFTYGGTTLLQYPPSVFGKDFVRGVTFVLPLAFVNWVPASYVLDRPYPLDLPPWAAFAPPLVAVACCALAGFAWRAGLGSYRSTGS from the coding sequence GCTCCGCCATGACCTACCGCACCTCCTTCGTCGTCACGATGTGCGGAAACCTGCTGATGACCGGCCTGGACTTCGCCGGGATCCTGCTGATGTTCTCGCAGGTCGACTCGCTGGGCGGCTGGGGGCTGCCCGAGATCGCCTTCCTCTACGGCCTCTCGGTGACCGCCTTCGGGATCGCCGACCTGGTGCTCGGCTCGATGGACGTGCTGGGCTCCCGGATCCGTGACGGCTCCTTCGACATCCTGCTGGTGCGGCCGGCGCCGGTGCTCGCGCAGATCGGCGCGGACCGTTTCGCGGTGCGCCGGCTGGGCCGGATCACCCAGGGCACGGTGGTGCTGGTCTGGGCGCTGGCCTCGGTGGACGTCTCCTGGAGCGCGGCGAAGGTGCTGCTGGTGCCGGTGATGGTGGTCAGCGGCGCGGTGATCTTCTGCGCGGTGTTCGTGGCGGGCGCGGCCTTCCAGATCTACGCGCAGGACGCCTCCGAGGTGCAGAACGCGTTCACGTACGGCGGTACGACCCTGCTGCAGTACCCGCCGAGCGTGTTCGGGAAGGACTTCGTGCGCGGGGTGACGTTCGTGCTGCCCCTGGCCTTCGTCAACTGGGTGCCGGCCTCCTATGTGCTGGACAGGCCGTACCCGCTGGATCTGCCGCCGTGGGCGGCCTTCGCACCGCCGCTGGTGGCGGTGGCGTGCTGTGCGCTCGCCGGGTTCGCGTGGCGGGCGGGGCTCGGGTCGTATCGGAGTACGGGGAGTTAG